In Chryseobacterium camelliae, one DNA window encodes the following:
- a CDS encoding LytR/AlgR family response regulator transcription factor: protein MEYIIIEDEQHNAELLKSMVEKTTGQANLLAVLPTVQDSVDWLVSHSQPDVIFMDIRLADGLSFEIFRRADVQAPVIFTTAYDEYALQAFKVYGAAYLLKPIVREELEEALEKVIHTRSQLSGEDAGAILEMLKTRQKTYRNRFLLHYRETYKIIPTEEIDYICLENKIVYFVLLDGSSVAVPYTLDELEEQLDPQFFFRVNRQYILHVNSIESIHKYFGEKAKIMLKRNRDAEIIVSRIRMPQFKLWLDR, encoded by the coding sequence ATGGAGTATATCATCATAGAAGACGAGCAGCATAATGCAGAATTACTGAAGAGTATGGTCGAGAAAACAACGGGTCAGGCCAATCTGCTAGCCGTTCTTCCCACCGTACAAGACAGTGTGGACTGGCTGGTTTCCCACAGTCAGCCTGATGTCATCTTTATGGATATCCGGCTTGCGGATGGTTTATCATTTGAGATTTTTAGAAGAGCAGATGTTCAGGCACCGGTCATCTTTACTACAGCGTACGATGAATATGCTTTGCAGGCTTTCAAAGTATACGGAGCAGCTTATCTTCTGAAACCTATTGTCCGGGAAGAGTTGGAAGAGGCCCTTGAAAAAGTGATCCATACCCGTTCTCAGTTGTCAGGAGAGGATGCGGGCGCAATCCTGGAAATGCTGAAAACCCGGCAGAAAACCTACCGGAACCGTTTTCTGCTGCATTACCGGGAAACGTATAAGATAATACCCACCGAAGAGATCGATTATATCTGCCTGGAGAATAAGATCGTCTATTTCGTGCTGCTGGATGGCAGTTCTGTTGCTGTTCCGTATACGCTTGATGAACTGGAAGAGCAACTGGATCCGCAGTTTTTCTTCCGGGTGAACCGGCAGTATATCCTGCATGTTAACAGTATAGAAAGCATCCACAAGTATTTTGGTGAAAAAGCAAAAATCATGTTGAAAAGAAACCGGGATGCGGAAATCATCGTCAGCCGCATCAGGATGCCGCAGTTTAAACTGTGGCTGGACAGATAA
- a CDS encoding SDR family NAD(P)-dependent oxidoreductase — protein sequence MKKTILVAGATGSLGEKICRELISRGAEVKALVRTESDAEKVNALENLGVNVIQVDFNASSMLESACSGVSCVVSALAGLHNVIVETQAKLLEAAVKAGVPRFIPSDFCTDYTQLPEGCNRNFDLRKTFAALIDSRPIQATSVFNGAFAYVLQYDIPLMNTKNRTIAYYEGKSGWEIDFTTLDDTAAFTAAAALDDAAPRYLRIAGFRISPEDLVPLTESVFGTPFELQNQGSMEGFMDTITKIRKQHPEGEHQLYPAWQQMQYLYSMFAAHHHTLDNGRYSDLTWTTAEEALTRK from the coding sequence ATGAAAAAAACAATTTTGGTTGCCGGTGCCACCGGGAGCCTTGGAGAAAAAATCTGCCGTGAACTGATCAGTCGGGGAGCAGAAGTGAAAGCCTTAGTACGCACGGAAAGCGATGCAGAAAAAGTGAATGCGCTGGAGAATCTAGGCGTTAATGTTATTCAAGTGGATTTTAATGCTTCTTCCATGCTGGAGTCTGCCTGTTCCGGCGTATCCTGTGTAGTATCTGCACTCGCAGGGCTGCACAACGTTATCGTAGAAACACAGGCTAAACTTCTGGAGGCTGCCGTTAAAGCAGGTGTACCACGTTTCATCCCCTCTGATTTCTGTACTGATTATACGCAGCTGCCTGAAGGATGCAACCGTAATTTCGATTTGCGCAAAACTTTTGCAGCCCTTATCGATAGCCGCCCTATTCAGGCTACTTCCGTTTTCAATGGAGCTTTTGCCTATGTCCTGCAATACGATATTCCGCTTATGAATACAAAAAACCGCACCATTGCTTATTACGAGGGTAAATCCGGATGGGAAATTGATTTCACCACCCTGGATGATACAGCTGCTTTTACAGCCGCCGCGGCATTGGATGATGCTGCTCCGCGCTACCTGCGCATTGCCGGATTCCGGATAAGTCCGGAAGATCTTGTTCCGCTCACTGAAAGCGTATTCGGAACACCGTTTGAACTTCAGAATCAGGGATCAATGGAAGGGTTTATGGATACAATTACAAAAATCAGGAAACAGCATCCCGAAGGAGAACACCAGCTGTATCCTGCGTGGCAGCAGATGCAGTACCTGTACAGTATGTTTGCCGCCCATCACCATACGCTGGATAACGGGAGATATTCGGATTTGACCTGGACCACTGCCGAAGAGGCTTTAACAAGAAAATAA
- a CDS encoding AAA family ATPase, producing MKIIVTGGPGMGKTSIIDTLKEMGYSTVPESGRNIIRNQAETCGDRLPWKDRKGFAEEMFHQAIEDFNCADRHDSLTFFDRGLPDAIGYLLLCQIPVPEAMWLAAQQYRYYEKVFITHPWKDIYINDEERKQTFEEAIKTFEVMDTLYRHLGYRVIEIPQTAVSERAGFILQEIGK from the coding sequence ATGAAAATAATCGTCACCGGAGGGCCCGGAATGGGCAAGACCTCAATTATCGACACCCTGAAAGAAATGGGATACTCCACTGTACCGGAATCCGGAAGGAATATCATCAGGAACCAGGCTGAAACCTGTGGAGACCGGCTTCCATGGAAAGACCGGAAAGGATTTGCTGAGGAAATGTTCCATCAGGCCATTGAAGATTTTAACTGCGCAGACCGCCATGACAGCCTTACTTTTTTCGACCGTGGTTTACCCGATGCTATTGGTTACCTTCTGCTTTGCCAGATCCCCGTACCGGAAGCCATGTGGCTTGCTGCACAACAATACCGTTATTATGAGAAAGTCTTTATAACACATCCATGGAAAGACATTTACATCAATGATGAAGAACGCAAGCAAACTTTTGAGGAAGCTATCAAAACCTTTGAAGTAATGGATACGCTCTACCGCCATCTTGGGTACAGAGTAATTGAAATTCCCCAAACTGCCGTTTCTGAAAGGGCCGGATTTATACTTCAGGAAATCGGGAAGTGA
- a CDS encoding Crp/Fnr family transcriptional regulator: MEHFSKTSIDMFNPLTDQEFLEIKDLFHHQKLKRGDYVFREGDKVSHVYFISSGLVKLFYSDEEAKECILSFAFENWWETDFSAFYHQVPAVSNLQCIEDSEIYSLHYEDYRMLIERYPHVSGYFLDKSVKGHIANQRRILSLLTLSPKKKYEQFLQLYPALVQRIPKSLLSLYLGVSRETLSRLYKSGNQ, from the coding sequence ATGGAGCACTTTTCAAAAACCAGCATTGATATGTTTAACCCCCTGACCGATCAGGAGTTTTTGGAGATTAAAGATTTGTTTCACCATCAGAAGCTGAAGAGAGGGGACTATGTTTTCAGGGAAGGCGATAAGGTTAGCCATGTCTATTTTATATCCTCCGGACTGGTTAAGCTGTTTTATTCAGATGAAGAAGCGAAAGAATGTATTCTGTCTTTTGCTTTTGAAAACTGGTGGGAAACAGATTTTTCTGCATTTTACCATCAGGTTCCGGCGGTGTCTAACCTTCAGTGCATTGAAGATAGCGAAATCTACAGCCTGCATTATGAGGACTACCGGATGCTTATTGAACGTTACCCTCATGTATCCGGATATTTTCTTGATAAGTCTGTTAAAGGGCATATAGCCAATCAAAGAAGGATCCTTTCACTGCTCACGTTATCCCCGAAAAAGAAGTATGAACAGTTTTTACAGCTTTATCCTGCGCTGGTTCAAAGGATTCCGAAATCGTTGTTGTCACTGTATCTCGGTGTTTCAAGGGAAACCCTGAGCAGGCTGTACAAAAGCGGAAATCAATAA
- a CDS encoding RidA family protein, with protein MEKQVINPWTWQEERNYVQAVEVRNVESTLYVSGQTAISDDGISSDRDMRSQLLHTIRNLEKVIREAGYELNHIVRLNIYTTSASELFENFGIVQEWLTDNGIRQASTVLEVKSLFETLKVELEATAVK; from the coding sequence ATGGAAAAACAGGTGATCAATCCATGGACCTGGCAGGAGGAAAGAAATTATGTTCAGGCTGTGGAAGTAAGGAATGTTGAAAGCACTTTGTATGTTTCCGGCCAGACTGCCATCAGTGACGATGGCATTTCAAGTGACCGGGATATGCGGTCGCAACTGCTCCATACCATCCGGAATCTTGAAAAGGTAATCCGGGAAGCGGGGTATGAACTGAACCATATTGTGCGGCTGAATATATACACCACTTCAGCATCAGAACTTTTTGAAAATTTCGGGATTGTACAGGAATGGCTCACTGACAACGGGATCAGGCAGGCTTCTACCGTGCTGGAGGTAAAAAGCCTTTTTGAAACCCTGAAAGTGGAACTGGAAGCTACAGCAGTTAAATAA
- a CDS encoding MFS transporter: MKKDSPMRLDEEHNQNELTLAGTGWQKRYWFIFSGQAFSIIGSALTQFVLMWWIADTTGSVSKLAMAGTVALLPQALLSPVGGVFADRYSRRLIMILADAVSAICMAGLMLLFITDSIELWHIYIMMGIRGAMQAFQAPAAEASAAMIVPEDFLPRAAGLNQILYGATLIASAPMGALAVSVMPLGWALSIDVFTALLGIAPLFFFSIPQYRKPRNGQQLLHNIVSELKEGIILVWNDQGLKRLFLLLGCIVLIIMPTFTFVPLLIKDYFKGSVREVGIMEGLAGVGMIGGGIIITLIAPKRKMIWILTGLGLSCFAISFVALMPADQFWLSVFWWAISSLTFIFANAPLTALLQTVIPNHIQGRVLSLLNMIMGLAAPLGLLIANPLGEWLGIRGLFIGIGFLGGMVAFSGFASRRLRNLEKDEVKL; the protein is encoded by the coding sequence ATGAAAAAGGATTCTCCTATGCGGTTGGATGAAGAACATAATCAAAATGAACTTACCCTAGCAGGTACTGGCTGGCAGAAGCGTTACTGGTTTATTTTTTCCGGACAGGCTTTTTCCATTATCGGTTCCGCGCTCACACAGTTTGTGTTGATGTGGTGGATTGCCGATACTACCGGAAGTGTAAGCAAACTTGCTATGGCCGGAACGGTTGCCCTGTTGCCGCAGGCATTGTTGAGCCCTGTCGGAGGCGTATTTGCGGACCGGTACAGCCGGAGGTTGATTATGATCCTTGCCGATGCGGTAAGCGCAATCTGTATGGCAGGACTCATGCTTTTATTTATCACAGATAGTATAGAATTATGGCACATTTACATCATGATGGGCATTAGGGGAGCGATGCAGGCTTTTCAGGCTCCGGCGGCCGAAGCCAGTGCTGCAATGATTGTTCCTGAAGACTTTCTGCCGCGTGCTGCGGGCTTGAACCAGATCCTGTACGGAGCCACCCTTATAGCGAGTGCTCCGATGGGCGCACTGGCGGTAAGCGTCATGCCTTTAGGCTGGGCGTTGAGCATTGACGTTTTCACCGCCTTGCTGGGCATTGCACCGCTATTCTTTTTTTCGATTCCGCAATACAGGAAACCAAGGAATGGTCAGCAGCTTCTACATAATATCGTATCTGAGTTAAAGGAAGGAATTATTCTCGTATGGAATGATCAGGGACTGAAAAGGCTTTTTCTTTTGCTCGGCTGCATCGTACTCATCATTATGCCTACTTTTACGTTTGTGCCGCTTCTGATAAAGGACTATTTTAAGGGGAGTGTCAGGGAAGTAGGCATCATGGAAGGACTTGCCGGAGTGGGTATGATTGGGGGAGGAATTATCATCACCCTTATAGCTCCGAAGCGTAAAATGATATGGATTCTTACCGGATTGGGCTTATCCTGCTTCGCCATCAGTTTTGTGGCATTGATGCCTGCCGATCAGTTCTGGCTGTCCGTATTCTGGTGGGCAATCAGTTCACTGACTTTTATTTTTGCCAATGCCCCTTTAACAGCATTATTACAGACAGTGATTCCTAATCACATCCAGGGCAGGGTATTGTCTTTACTGAATATGATTATGGGACTTGCAGCGCCTTTAGGCCTTCTTATTGCTAACCCTCTCGGAGAATGGCTGGGAATACGTGGACTGTTTATCGGTATAGGATTCTTAGGCGGAATGGTTGCTTTTTCAGGATTTGCTTCGCGCCGGCTGCGGAATCTGGAAAAGGATGAAGTTAAACTCTGA
- a CDS encoding sensor histidine kinase: MNIQSRENIGLFGKRLFQWSGVPVSLGLAILIQYLLNPSSKWWDFYSEAAWFEIALTLSGSILMYAILFGVIRLLSGWVHRRAVYGNNILVHFIITTIVVIACMCLLLYLEDAVYNWIWPGPSVDDIETELAIRAYLVVNIVVAAFVNSFYYSFFFFARWKAKVIETARLELLSHQLKENALQAELQVLKLQLDPHFLFNNFSILTQLIETDRNAAQEFLSNLSRVYRYILTTAKKDVVTLAEEMKFVDLYFHLIRIRHGETIQLSVQITEEDKRKGIPPVTLQLLLENAIKHNISTLRQPLKLSLESLGNGKIAVRNNLQRINIDYKSIGLGLKNIRERYLLLDNVTPEIVETPTSFEVVLPLLNL, translated from the coding sequence ATCCAGTACCTTCTGAACCCTTCCAGCAAATGGTGGGATTTCTATAGTGAAGCGGCGTGGTTTGAAATCGCGCTGACACTTTCCGGAAGCATACTGATGTATGCCATCCTTTTCGGTGTCATTCGACTGCTCTCCGGATGGGTACACCGTCGAGCAGTGTACGGCAATAATATCCTTGTCCATTTTATCATTACCACCATCGTAGTCATCGCCTGTATGTGCCTGCTATTATATTTGGAAGACGCTGTGTATAACTGGATATGGCCCGGACCTTCAGTGGATGACATAGAAACGGAACTGGCGATCCGGGCTTACCTGGTAGTCAATATCGTGGTTGCTGCATTTGTCAACAGTTTTTATTATTCATTTTTCTTTTTTGCCCGCTGGAAAGCGAAGGTAATTGAAACCGCCAGGCTGGAACTGCTTTCCCATCAGCTGAAAGAAAATGCGCTCCAGGCTGAATTGCAGGTATTGAAGCTTCAGCTGGATCCTCATTTCCTGTTCAATAATTTCAGCATCCTTACCCAGCTGATTGAAACGGACCGGAATGCCGCGCAAGAGTTCCTTTCCAATTTATCAAGGGTGTACCGCTATATCCTGACTACCGCTAAAAAAGATGTGGTAACGCTGGCAGAAGAGATGAAATTTGTAGACCTGTATTTCCATCTGATCAGGATACGGCATGGGGAAACCATTCAGCTTTCGGTGCAGATTACAGAAGAAGATAAAAGAAAAGGGATTCCGCCGGTCACTTTACAGCTGTTGCTGGAAAATGCCATCAAGCATAATATTTCCACGCTCAGGCAGCCGCTGAAGCTGTCTTTGGAAAGTCTCGGAAACGGTAAGATTGCCGTGAGGAATAATCTGCAGCGCATCAATATCGATTATAAAAGCATCGGATTGGGATTAAAAAATATCCGCGAACGATATCTGTTATTGGACAATGTAACCCCTGAAATCGTAGAAACCCCGACCTCTTTTGAGGTAGTTTTACCTTTATTGAATTTATAA
- a CDS encoding Crp/Fnr family transcriptional regulator codes for MQEFVDFLIRSGHFSNDDLQMILSKFHVKTVRKGQLLLKKGQVASRYYYIRSGALRFVYSEDRELTAWVVLPDEFFTEITSFKHQEPTRFNVEAIEETELYYIEKADMELLYRELPAWQEFGRKIWESMAIRMIDEIIRFQTLTVEERYLEFLKKPGFMQRVSVKQLASYLGITPNALSRIRKNIR; via the coding sequence ATGCAGGAATTTGTAGATTTTCTAATCCGGTCCGGTCATTTCTCTAATGATGACCTGCAAATGATCCTTTCCAAATTCCATGTGAAAACAGTGCGGAAGGGGCAGCTGTTGTTAAAAAAGGGACAGGTAGCAAGCCGGTATTATTATATCAGGAGCGGAGCCCTGCGTTTTGTGTATAGCGAAGACCGGGAACTAACCGCCTGGGTAGTACTGCCGGATGAATTTTTTACGGAGATCACCAGCTTTAAACATCAGGAGCCGACCCGTTTTAATGTGGAAGCCATTGAAGAAACCGAACTGTATTACATTGAAAAGGCCGATATGGAATTATTGTATCGTGAACTTCCCGCCTGGCAGGAATTCGGGAGGAAAATCTGGGAATCTATGGCCATACGCATGATCGACGAAATTATCCGTTTCCAGACCCTTACAGTGGAAGAGCGCTATCTTGAGTTTTTAAAGAAACCAGGTTTCATGCAGCGGGTATCTGTAAAACAGTTGGCTTCTTATCTCGGCATTACGCCCAATGCGCTGAGCCGCATCCGGAAAAACATCCGCTGA